CGATTGCCATAATATTGACGGGAAATGATATCGATGCTAATCTTAATTCAAAAGATAGCAGAGAAAGGATTTATAAAAAAGAGTTTGTGCATTTTATTACGATTCCTCTAGGAGTAAAATCGTTGATCTGGGACTAAAAACATGGAGGTTTTGTTGCGGGAATGATTAAATTCATTATTTAAGCCCTTTAAGAAGTAAAAATTTTACAAAAATTAGTGAAATAAATCTCTTAATATCTTATAGATCAGGAATCATAGCTAATCTAACAGTGTATTCCTTCACGAATTGAATTTATAGTTACAGACGAAGGTAAGATTTAAAGATTGAAAATATTGATGGATGATATAAAAATAGGATATGGATGATGTCCGCAGGTTATCAGGTTCAAATATTTGGCTGCCAAATGAGCTCTATTAAAGGTAGGGATTAAGCAAAAAAGGAGATGGTTTAGAATACGTGTTACCGGTTTTGACCGATTAAGTAGAAACCATTCAATAAGTAGAAACTATTTAAATTGAAAGGTGGGATTTCAATGTACTTATCTCGATTTAAATATATGCCCCTCATTGGTACAATTGGAAATTATAAAAAGGAATATTTCTCTAAAGACTTAATAGCTGCTTTAACGGTTGCCGTAGTCGTTATTCCCCAATCAATGGCCTATGCACTCATTGCCGGCGTTAATCCTGTTTATGGCTTGTATACAGCCATTGTCTCCACAATTATTGCTTCAGCCTTTGGAAGTTCAAATCATGCCATTGCAGGTCCTACAAACGCGATTGCTTTGTTGGTTGCCGGAAGCATGGCACCTTATATGGCCCAAGAAAATGCCTATGAAATGCTCTTCTTAATGACATTTATGGTAGGAATTTTGCAAATACTTTTTGGTGTCGTTAAGCTGGGAAAAGTGATTAACTTTGTTTCCCATTCTGTTGTTATTGGTTTTACAGCTGGTGCAGGTGTCTTGATTGGACTTGGTCAACTCAGTACACTATTGGGAATGTCCATTAAGGGTTCTTCCCATATGTCTACCATGGAAAAGTTCTATTATGTAATAACTCATCTAAGCCAAACGAATATTTATGCCTTAGGACTTGGACTTATGACCATGGCTATCATCATTGTCTGTAAGAAGATTAACAATAAGCTTCCTGGTGCCTTAATCGGAATTATTATTCCAATCATCTTCATCATTCTTTTCTCTTTAGATCAGAAAGGTGTTAAACTTACAGGCTTTATACCTTCATCCCTGCCTCCCTTTAAAATGCTTGTCTTTGATGTTTCAGTTGTACGAAATCTATTCGGAGGAGCAGTGGCAATTTCAATTATCGGATTGGTTGAAGCTATTGCTATTTCAAAATCTATCGCCACGACTTCCAGACAAAAAATTGATGCCAATCAAGAATTTATAGCTCAGGGCTTAGCCAACGCTGGGGGATCATTTTTCCAATGTTTTGCAGGCTCAGGATCATTTACACGTTCTGCAATTAACTATCAAAGCGGAGCAGTGACTCGGCTGGCCGGAATGATGTCAGGTGTGGTTGTTGCCTTAGTATTATTGTTTTTCGCTCCTTATGCTCAGTATATTCCAAGTCCCTGTCTTGCCGGCGTAATCTTAGTTATTGCTTACAATATGGTTGATAAAAAAGAAATAAAGCATATTATTAAAGCCGGCAAATTCAAGTCCGATTCTTTGGCCATGATGGCAACATGTATTGCAACGATTGTTTTGCCTCATCTTGACGTTGCAATATACACTGGTATAGCAATTTCAATTGCTCTCTACCTGAAAGATACCAACAAAGCTCCAATGAAAATACTTGTACCATCAGAAGGAATAAACGGTAGTGTTATCGAAAAAGAAGTTAGAGCGATTAAAGAGAAAATGGACATTTTGATTATCCAGCTTGAAGGAAATCTCTTCTTTGGTTCCGCTGAGGATCTGCAAGCAAAATTAGACGACTTAGTCGATAAATCCAAGGTTTTCATTCTGAGAATGAAATATGTCGCTAATATTGATTTGACTGCACTTGGGGTATTGAAAGTGTTTATCAGAACAGTTAAAGAATCCGGTGGAATGATCATCTTTAGCGGTGTCAAGTCTGAGTTTAGTTCACTTTTAATGAATACTCATATGAATTCAGATGTAGGAGAAGATAATATCTTTATGTCAGAAAACGAAATTTTCGCCTCTTCGACTAACGCTTTGGAAAGAGCACGAACAATTATAGGACCTGATGTGAGGGGTCAGGAAGCGGATTCAGCGTCGCGTAAATTACAAGAATCTAAATCAATTTTAAGTATTAGTCCTGATTTAGAAAGTAAGAATACTGC
This Desulfosporosinus orientis DSM 765 DNA region includes the following protein-coding sequences:
- a CDS encoding SulP family inorganic anion transporter, giving the protein MYLSRFKYMPLIGTIGNYKKEYFSKDLIAALTVAVVVIPQSMAYALIAGVNPVYGLYTAIVSTIIASAFGSSNHAIAGPTNAIALLVAGSMAPYMAQENAYEMLFLMTFMVGILQILFGVVKLGKVINFVSHSVVIGFTAGAGVLIGLGQLSTLLGMSIKGSSHMSTMEKFYYVITHLSQTNIYALGLGLMTMAIIIVCKKINNKLPGALIGIIIPIIFIILFSLDQKGVKLTGFIPSSLPPFKMLVFDVSVVRNLFGGAVAISIIGLVEAIAISKSIATTSRQKIDANQEFIAQGLANAGGSFFQCFAGSGSFTRSAINYQSGAVTRLAGMMSGVVVALVLLFFAPYAQYIPSPCLAGVILVIAYNMVDKKEIKHIIKAGKFKSDSLAMMATCIATIVLPHLDVAIYTGIAISIALYLKDTNKAPMKILVPSEGINGSVIEKEVRAIKEKMDILIIQLEGNLFFGSAEDLQAKLDDLVDKSKVFILRMKYVANIDLTALGVLKVFIRTVKESGGMIIFSGVKSEFSSLLMNTHMNSDVGEDNIFMSENEIFASSTNALERARTIIGPDVRGQEADSASRKLQESKSILSISPDLESKNTAAF